The window AAAATTGttgataataaatatgtattgtTAAAGAAACAATGGATGAATAGTAATTTAAGAAAACGCTCAAATCGCAATATATGCGAAATCAAAACTTACTGTAATGTGTACAAAGATATAAATGACAATGCTGATATATACGAAAAAGGAAacattttatgtaataacaaaatgaaattaataatgCAGATGTTAAATAGAACTCGATGGTATGATTTCAAGTTTTTTTCACCAGCTaagattaatttatttttaaaattaaaagagaaaaaggaaaCTTACAACGAATTATCAACATTAATGCATTCAATAAATTTAGgtgataatatttatataacagCTTTAAGTAAAGAAgatcaaataaaattaagacaACTGTTATTCCCATGTTCATCTGATGATTTTCTGAcgataagtaaaaataaagaatacgGTATAATgcatgaaaacaaaaaagcaaatcagaaaaatgatgaaaaacatacacaatattattttaattatcctttgaatgatgataatataattataaaagtttTGAAAAGATATAGAGAAGAATTAAGTATAAAAGATGATACAAGATTTTTAGTCcatgtaaataaaagaataccCATTTTTAGTGGAGTTGGTGGAGGATCGTCTAATGGAGctactcttttttattttttagaaaaatatttttataaatatttaaaatcaAATGAATCAAAAAacaagtttttaaaaaaaattggtagtgatatatctttttttagtAGTTCAGGTTTTGCATATTGTACGGGTAAAGGAAATGATGTAGTTGATTTATATGATGCTCAGGCAACTATATCAGGAAAGAggatttatatatttcaggTTGACGAAGGATTAT of the Plasmodium malariae genome assembly, chromosome: 6 genome contains:
- the IspE gene encoding 4-diphosphocytidyl-2-C-methyl-D-erythritol kinase, putative — encoded protein: MKTCLKIKAFLIFLCIPLLHINIAFESVFSRSIQIVRKGYKHFNGATLYFFYIIPYSKIVDNKYVLLKKQWMNSNLRKRSNRNICEIKTYCNVYKDINDNADIYEKGNILCNNKMKLIMQMLNRTRWYDFKFFSPAKINLFLKLKEKKETYNELSTLMHSINLGDNIYITALSKEDQIKLRQLLFPCSSDDFLTISKNKEYGIMHENKKANQKNDEKHTQYYFNYPLNDDNIIIKVLKRYREELSIKDDTRFLVHVNKRIPIFSGVGGGSSNGATLFYFLEKYFYKYLKSNESKNKFLKKIGSDISFFSSSGFAYCTGKGNDVVDLYDAQATISGKRIYIFQVDEGLSSKSVYENVNYSKIVQYSPVTLLKHFIINSNSNNIIKIVEKKEHIYLRTFVSLDNTDVQNICINDLEHSAFFLFKTLKDLKDLLIKQNIFDAVTMSGSGSSLFSITKNSGMDINLEKIKVENIIKQVREKLNVNIRVYLCDPLRKQQNYWYKPEKLAEVIKKK